A genomic window from Pantoea alhagi includes:
- the rpmB gene encoding 50S ribosomal protein L28, with the protein MSRVCQVTGKRPVTGNNRSHAMNATKRRFLPNLHSHRFWVESEKRFVTLRVSAKGMRVIDKKGIDTVLADLRARGEKY; encoded by the coding sequence ATGTCACGAGTCTGCCAAGTAACTGGCAAGCGTCCGGTGACCGGTAACAACCGTTCCCACGCAATGAACGCGACGAAACGCCGTTTCCTGCCGAACCTGCACTCTCACCGTTTCTGGGTTGAGAGCGAGAAACGTTTCGTTACTCTGCGTGTATCTGCTAAAGGTATGCGTGTAATTGATAAGAAGGGCATCGATACGGTTCTGGCCGATCTGCGTGCCCGTGGTGAGAAGTACTAA
- the rpmG gene encoding 50S ribosomal protein L33 gives MAKGIREKIKLVSSAGTGHFYTTTKNKRTKPEKLELKKFDPVVRQHVMYKEAKIK, from the coding sequence ATGGCTAAAGGTATTCGTGAGAAGATCAAGCTGGTTTCCTCTGCTGGTACAGGTCACTTCTATACCACCACGAAGAACAAACGTACTAAGCCGGAAAAACTGGAACTGAAAAAGTTCGATCCGGTTGTACGCCAGCACGTGATGTACAAAGAAGCTAAAATTAAATAA
- the mutM gene encoding bifunctional DNA-formamidopyrimidine glycosylase/DNA-(apurinic or apyrimidinic site) lyase, whose translation MPELPEVETSRRGIEPHLVGETILHAVVRNPRLRWPVSQEIHALSDQPVLSVQRRAKYLLLELPEGWIIIHLGMSGSLRVLPEAIPAAKHDHVDLVMSNGKVLRYTDPRRFGAWLWSKDLQASNVLAHLGPEPLSEHFNTDYLLEKSRGKRTAIKPWLMDNKLVVGVGNIYASESLFAAGILPDRPAMSLSHEEIALLVKVIKAVLLRSIEQGGTTLRDFLQSDGKPGYFAQELQVYGRAGEPCRVCGTPIESAKHGQRSTFFCRSCQK comes from the coding sequence ATGCCTGAATTACCTGAGGTAGAAACCAGCCGTCGCGGCATTGAACCGCACCTGGTAGGCGAAACCATTCTGCACGCGGTGGTGCGTAATCCGCGTTTACGCTGGCCTGTATCGCAGGAGATTCATGCACTGAGCGATCAGCCGGTGCTGAGCGTACAGCGTCGCGCAAAATATCTGCTGCTGGAGCTGCCTGAAGGCTGGATTATTATTCACCTTGGCATGTCAGGCAGCCTGCGCGTATTGCCAGAGGCGATTCCTGCGGCAAAGCACGATCATGTCGATTTGGTCATGAGCAACGGTAAAGTGCTGCGCTATACCGATCCCCGCCGCTTTGGCGCCTGGCTGTGGAGTAAGGATTTGCAGGCGAGCAATGTGCTGGCGCATTTGGGTCCGGAGCCGTTAAGCGAGCATTTTAATACCGACTATCTGTTGGAAAAGTCACGCGGGAAACGTACCGCCATTAAACCCTGGCTGATGGATAATAAGCTGGTGGTGGGCGTAGGTAATATTTATGCCAGCGAGTCGCTGTTTGCCGCCGGGATCTTGCCCGATCGACCGGCCATGTCGTTGAGTCATGAAGAGATCGCGCTGCTGGTTAAGGTGATTAAAGCAGTATTGCTGCGCTCAATTGAGCAGGGCGGCACCACGCTACGTGATTTCCTGCAGAGCGATGGCAAGCCAGGTTACTTTGCTCAGGAACTACAGGTTTATGGCCGCGCCGGTGAGCCCTGCCGCGTATGTGGTACACCGATCGAAAGCGCTAAACATGGGCAGCGCAGCACCTTTTTCTGCCGTAGCTGCCAGAAATAA